Proteins from one Syntrophaceae bacterium genomic window:
- a CDS encoding zinc ribbon domain-containing protein: MPIYTFECSKCETVYDHFLKIGEPYDDLACPECGAVKPKKRVTAFQTNSWSSFLDGMERRVSPEKFK, from the coding sequence ATGCCTATCTACACGTTTGAATGCAGCAAGTGTGAGACCGTCTACGACCACTTCCTGAAGATCGGAGAGCCTTACGACGATCTGGCCTGCCCCGAGTGCGGGGCCGTCAAACCCAAAAAGCGGGTAACGGCGTTCCAGACAAATTCCTGGTCGTCCTTCCTCGACGGCATGGAGCGCAGGGTCAGCCCCGAGAAGTTCAAGTAG